Proteins from a single region of Runella sp. SP2:
- a CDS encoding RNA polymerase sigma factor, which translates to MSVHSIGMNHYTDEQLVRMYVDTQRNTFFEALYERYADKVYRKCLSFVKDQAKAEDFTHDIFLKLIVRIGTFKESSKFSTWLFSITYNYCMDQLRLTKKMAEDELTETIDVAEEGEDIEEIEMDAKRLRQALDGISHEERTILLMKYQDDFSIKDIADTFGLTESAVKMRLKRTKEKLKKRYLEGAMFTMLIITKLTLLVKWWLKH; encoded by the coding sequence ATGAGCGTACACTCAATTGGAATGAATCACTATACCGACGAGCAGTTGGTGCGCATGTATGTTGACACGCAACGCAACACTTTTTTTGAAGCACTTTATGAGCGATACGCTGATAAGGTGTATAGGAAGTGTCTATCTTTTGTGAAAGACCAAGCAAAAGCAGAAGACTTTACCCACGATATTTTTCTGAAATTAATCGTACGGATTGGCACGTTTAAAGAATCTTCAAAATTCTCTACTTGGCTGTTTTCTATTACCTACAACTATTGCATGGATCAGTTGAGGTTAACGAAGAAGATGGCCGAAGATGAATTGACCGAAACAATTGATGTGGCCGAAGAAGGCGAAGATATTGAAGAAATAGAAATGGATGCTAAACGTCTTCGTCAGGCTTTGGATGGAATTTCGCACGAAGAGCGAACAATTCTACTCATGAAGTATCAAGACGACTTTAGTATCAAAGACATCGCAGATACGTTTGGGTTGACTGAGAGCGCCGTTAAAATGCGACTAAAGCGCACCAAAGAAAAGCTCAAGAAACGCTACCTAGAAGGCGCGATGTTCACAATGCTGATTATAACCAAATTGACACTCTTGGTGAAATGGTGGCTGAAACACTAA
- the tsf gene encoding translation elongation factor Ts produces the protein MAITAADVNKLRQMTGAGMMDCKKALTEANGDFEQAVDILRKQGQKVAAKRADNVVSEGVVLVHVSPDGKNGKIVALACETEPVSKVESFQNLAMNIMSQAVATNAADKETLLATPQADGQTLQELITELIGKIGEKLEVIGYENVTADAISSYIHSNNKRGVLVAFDGVTEGTDLSEVGRDIAMQIAAMKPIAVDKGDVDAAVIEREIEIGKELARNEGKAEAMLEKIALGRLNKFYKENTLLNQEFIKDGSLTISQLLDKTQKGLTIKAFKHIAIGA, from the coding sequence ATGGCAATTACCGCAGCAGATGTAAACAAGCTCCGCCAAATGACTGGCGCAGGTATGATGGATTGCAAAAAAGCCCTTACCGAAGCAAATGGTGATTTTGAGCAAGCGGTTGACATCCTTCGTAAACAAGGTCAAAAAGTAGCAGCCAAACGCGCTGACAACGTTGTATCTGAAGGCGTAGTATTGGTTCATGTAAGCCCTGATGGCAAAAACGGCAAAATCGTTGCATTGGCTTGCGAAACTGAACCTGTATCAAAAGTAGAAAGTTTCCAAAATTTGGCCATGAACATCATGAGCCAAGCAGTAGCTACTAACGCTGCTGACAAAGAAACTCTTTTAGCAACTCCTCAAGCCGACGGGCAAACACTTCAGGAGCTTATCACAGAACTGATTGGTAAAATCGGTGAGAAACTTGAAGTTATAGGTTACGAAAACGTAACAGCCGACGCGATTAGCTCATACATTCACTCAAACAACAAGCGCGGTGTATTGGTCGCATTTGATGGCGTAACTGAAGGAACTGACCTTTCAGAAGTAGGTCGTGACATTGCGATGCAAATCGCAGCTATGAAGCCAATCGCAGTGGATAAAGGCGATGTGGATGCCGCTGTTATTGAGCGTGAAATCGAAATTGGTAAAGAACTAGCCCGCAACGAAGGCAAAGCAGAAGCAATGCTTGAGAAAATTGCTTTGGGTCGTTTGAACAAATTCTACAAAGAGAATACTTTGTTGAACCAAGAGTTTATCAAAGATGGTTCATTGACAATTTCTCAATTATTAGACAAAACTCAAAAAGGTCTTACAATTAAGGCATTCAAGCACATCGCTATCGGCGCCTAG
- the rpsB gene encoding 30S ribosomal protein S2, producing MAQLEYKDLLDAGVHFGHLTRKWDPRMAPYIFMEKNDIHIIDLNKTIASLDEACQYVKGVVRSGRKVMFVATKKQAQEIVSEEARRLKMPFVTERWLGGMLTNFATIRKSLKKMQSLEKLLSDEATASNIAKRERLIKGREKDKLERLLGGVADLTRLPAALFVVDVKREHIAVAEAKRLGIPVIAMCDTNSNPNEVDFVIPANDDAYKSISLITLAIGKAIEEGLIERKQERDDARMAEEEDAKRSEDTGSEAPAAKVTDED from the coding sequence ATGGCACAATTAGAGTACAAAGACCTGTTGGATGCAGGTGTACACTTTGGTCACTTGACACGTAAGTGGGATCCTCGTATGGCTCCATACATTTTCATGGAGAAAAACGATATCCATATCATTGACCTTAATAAAACAATCGCATCACTTGACGAAGCTTGCCAATACGTAAAAGGCGTAGTTCGTTCAGGCCGTAAAGTGATGTTTGTAGCTACCAAGAAGCAAGCACAAGAAATCGTGTCGGAAGAAGCACGTCGCTTGAAAATGCCATTCGTAACCGAGCGTTGGTTAGGTGGTATGTTGACAAACTTCGCTACCATTCGTAAGTCATTGAAAAAAATGCAGAGCTTGGAGAAGTTGTTGAGCGACGAAGCTACTGCAAGCAATATTGCAAAGCGTGAGCGCCTTATCAAAGGTCGTGAAAAAGATAAATTGGAGCGTTTGTTGGGTGGTGTGGCTGATTTGACGCGCTTGCCAGCAGCTTTGTTTGTAGTAGATGTGAAGCGTGAGCACATTGCTGTAGCTGAAGCAAAACGTTTGGGTATTCCTGTGATCGCCATGTGTGATACAAACTCAAACCCTAATGAAGTAGATTTCGTAATCCCCGCAAATGACGATGCTTACAAGTCAATCTCATTGATTACCCTTGCCATCGGTAAGGCAATCGAAGAAGGACTCATCGAGCGTAAGCAAGAGCGTGATGACGCACGTATGGCCGAAGAAGAAGACGCAAAGCGTTCGGAAGACACAGGCTCAGAAGCGCCAGCAGCTAAAGTAACTGACGAGGACTAA